In a genomic window of Nodosilinea sp. E11:
- a CDS encoding helix-turn-helix domain-containing protein, which yields MNPRPLSPREQHLIERYSYCQLGMTPQRFYAKWQVSQEDMAAICSRSVSTVRGWFRKGRSYRRPTPVDLRHLALMDFLLDNFDQIPADLRQALCSTEQEDDHT from the coding sequence ATGAATCCCCGCCCCCTTTCTCCCCGCGAACAGCACCTAATTGAGCGGTACAGCTACTGCCAACTAGGCATGACGCCCCAGCGGTTTTACGCCAAGTGGCAGGTCAGCCAGGAAGATATGGCCGCGATCTGCTCCCGGTCGGTCTCAACGGTGCGGGGCTGGTTTCGCAAAGGTCGCAGCTATCGCCGCCCCACCCCTGTAGACCTGCGCCATCTCGCGCTAATGGATTTTTTGCTGGACAACTTTGACCAGATCCCAGCAGACCTACGGCAGGCTCTCTGCTCTACCGAGCAGGAAGACGATCACACCTAA
- a CDS encoding CHAT domain-containing tetratricopeptide repeat protein: METPPGTYEGFSQDNQKDIEEKIALCQKALEEINRQEDPTLWSAYQADLGDNLLMNFKGDRAQHIEDAIVTYQSALQEISLEGSPAMWLGVMYALAIAYSMRIKGEQINNGSVAMSTYQRAVRARVEKDIIPFWPESVIAFAAYSARFFTQVSELQNWQGEQEARATCQTDLGYCLFVSPEENRAQNIEDAIKVYHQALPEINREANPKIWAESMVSLANAYFARIKGDRAHNIGIAIDVIEQVLQVNGFDTLSTHWLENRFLWAAMLADLSDSLLTSHQPISASSFDTAINAYQKALSVFTVKERPKEWALLKLNLAKAYFRSEHGDPSQNIKKAIVACEEAQKIRIRETMPTEWQEDKMFWADCQAKLGGILTIKTQGDRAKNIEDGIEAYQKSLQVRTHDSLPAEWAKSMYRLATTYKKRICGDQLENIKIALSICEQILQVMSQDTLLSSQDKETWVSIVKIFWVDSQEALGERLLNTSQGNREQNIEDAIFAFRQCLQGTSREKKPLEWATAMKELSDAYLARISGDQAQNVEVALDAITQCLEVRSQEDDPLEWVAAMNTLASAYLMRIRGDQAQNLELAIETFETCLRVITEVQEKGVIYGTNDAYGFFVWAAEDHEERSFGWASIMHNLGNAYFRRIHGDRAQNTERAIIALEQSLQIRTQEKRPLDWALSTVSLANAYVFRILGDHAQNIEKALDAYEQALKVITKDTRPIDWAALKHDIGHALSRRVYGERAQNIEDAIESYEQALQVIMQEKRQKKRQIDWAKTIDNIGNAYFQRVNDDRAQNIEKAIAFHKQALQAWQKETPNDFNWALSKINLGIAYTHRIQGERAQNIEDATIAYSQALEVFTPNTYPNHCRRAADLFADLSASQSNWPRAQVAYRIALDANEVLYQSSIFKGSQNIELFVSRDLYRRAAYAYAKTDDFKAAITTLEQGRARNLREALQQDSFKLKAVSQINPQLLEQYQRASNTLRQLEFTEHNYGFNINQLRTSLESLKFQAATTHQALQDCLKEIRQNPGYESFLTLPTFEDIAATIQSTQPLVYLLHTSNGSIALILTIDGITGLWLNSLTDEKLVDLLDNIWFKAYKQVQSNRQGWLQILDQVTQCLWDWVMAPVVNHLQQHQFQSATLIPTGYLSFLPLHAAWTEDSSSPTGRRYAFEAIQFTYSPNALSLSAARAVAEQTPANKLLAINEPLPVNASYLPSSSFETAKAVSTFPGKGNFKILQNEAATPAAVLDALPNYSTVHLSCHGSANFQTPLDSGLLMANDEVLSLRDLLDLKLKGLRLAILSACETGIPGTELPDEVISLPTGLLQAGAAGVISSLWSVSDLSTMLLLSRFYDLWRPQNPDATPLELPEALRQAQIWLRDSTGPDLTPYLQNSHPELAAKLEQAKDQRPFAHPFYWAAFTYIGV, from the coding sequence ATGGAAACACCACCTGGCACCTATGAAGGCTTTAGCCAAGATAACCAAAAAGATATAGAAGAAAAGATTGCGCTATGTCAGAAGGCTTTGGAAGAAATTAATCGGCAGGAAGATCCTACTCTATGGTCTGCTTATCAAGCAGATTTGGGGGACAACCTGCTGATGAACTTCAAAGGAGATCGGGCGCAGCATATTGAAGATGCAATTGTGACATATCAAAGTGCTTTGCAAGAAATTTCCCTTGAGGGCAGTCCGGCAATGTGGTTGGGGGTAATGTATGCGCTGGCCATCGCGTATAGCATGCGCATTAAGGGGGAACAAATTAACAACGGCTCAGTAGCGATGAGTACTTATCAAAGAGCTGTACGAGCAAGAGTTGAAAAGGACATTATTCCCTTTTGGCCCGAGTCAGTTATTGCTTTTGCAGCTTATAGTGCTAGGTTCTTTACACAAGTATCAGAACTGCAAAACTGGCAAGGAGAGCAAGAAGCCAGGGCTACTTGTCAGACAGATCTGGGATATTGTCTATTCGTAAGTCCAGAGGAAAACAGAGCCCAAAATATTGAAGATGCCATCAAGGTATATCACCAAGCTTTGCCAGAAATAAACCGTGAGGCTAATCCGAAGATATGGGCTGAGTCAATGGTTTCATTAGCCAATGCTTACTTTGCAAGAATTAAAGGTGATAGGGCACACAATATCGGCATAGCTATTGATGTTATCGAACAAGTTCTACAAGTCAATGGTTTTGATACCTTATCGACACATTGGCTAGAGAATAGATTTCTTTGGGCTGCCATGCTAGCAGACCTGAGCGATAGCTTATTGACAAGTCATCAACCTATATCGGCAAGTAGCTTTGACACTGCTATTAATGCTTACCAAAAAGCCCTCTCAGTTTTCACAGTTAAAGAGAGACCCAAAGAGTGGGCTTTGCTTAAACTGAATTTGGCAAAGGCCTACTTTAGGAGCGAACATGGTGACCCTTCACAGAACATAAAGAAGGCCATTGTTGCTTGTGAAGAAGCGCAAAAGATTAGAATCCGTGAAACCATGCCAACAGAATGGCAGGAAGACAAGATGTTTTGGGCTGATTGTCAGGCGAAATTAGGCGGCATACTAACGATAAAAACTCAAGGTGACCGAGCAAAAAATATTGAAGATGGCATTGAGGCTTATCAAAAATCGCTGCAAGTGAGAACTCACGATAGCCTACCTGCTGAGTGGGCTAAATCAATGTACCGGTTAGCGACCACATATAAAAAACGTATTTGTGGCGACCAACTAGAGAATATTAAGATTGCTCTTTCCATTTGTGAGCAAATCTTGCAAGTAATGAGTCAAGACACTCTGCTTAGCAGTCAAGACAAAGAGACTTGGGTTAGCATCGTGAAGATTTTTTGGGTTGATTCACAAGAAGCATTAGGAGAGCGATTACTCAATACTTCTCAAGGTAATCGAGAGCAAAATATTGAAGATGCCATCTTTGCTTTCAGGCAATGCCTACAAGGAACGTCGCGAGAAAAAAAACCTTTAGAATGGGCAACTGCAATGAAGGAGTTGTCGGACGCGTACCTCGCTCGGATATCTGGTGATCAGGCACAAAATGTTGAAGTTGCCCTCGATGCTATTACACAGTGCTTAGAAGTGAGATCCCAGGAAGATGACCCTTTAGAGTGGGTGGCAGCTATGAACACGTTGGCAAGCGCTTATCTTATGCGTATTCGTGGCGACCAAGCTCAAAACCTCGAATTGGCTATTGAGACTTTTGAGACGTGTCTACGTGTAATAACAGAGGTACAAGAGAAAGGAGTTATCTATGGAACTAACGATGCCTATGGTTTCTTCGTCTGGGCTGCAGAAGACCACGAGGAGAGATCGTTTGGTTGGGCCTCCATTATGCACAACCTGGGCAATGCTTATTTTAGGCGCATACATGGTGACCGCGCTCAAAATACTGAGAGAGCCATCATAGCTTTGGAACAGAGTCTGCAAATCAGAACACAGGAAAAAAGGCCACTTGATTGGGCTCTCTCAACCGTTTCTCTGGCAAATGCTTACGTTTTTCGTATTCTTGGTGATCATGCTCAAAATATTGAGAAAGCTCTTGATGCTTATGAACAGGCTCTAAAGGTCATAACAAAAGATACAAGGCCGATTGATTGGGCTGCATTGAAGCACGATATAGGGCACGCGTTAAGTAGGCGTGTCTATGGAGAGCGTGCTCAAAATATCGAGGATGCTATTGAGTCTTACGAGCAGGCACTACAAGTCATAATGCAGGAGAAAAGGCAGAAGAAAAGGCAGATTGATTGGGCCAAAACGATAGATAATATTGGAAATGCTTACTTCCAGCGAGTTAATGATGATCGTGCTCAAAATATTGAAAAGGCGATAGCATTTCATAAACAAGCTTTACAAGCGTGGCAGAAGGAAACGCCGAATGATTTTAATTGGGCATTATCGAAGATTAATCTTGGAATAGCCTATACTCATCGAATTCAGGGCGAGCGTGCTCAAAACATTGAAGACGCTACAATAGCGTATTCTCAGGCCCTAGAAGTCTTTACTCCAAATACATATCCCAACCATTGTCGCCGTGCCGCCGATCTCTTTGCTGACCTCTCCGCGAGTCAGTCCAACTGGCCCAGAGCACAAGTGGCTTACAGAATAGCTCTCGACGCAAATGAAGTTCTTTACCAGTCATCCATATTTAAAGGTAGCCAGAATATTGAACTTTTTGTTAGTCGAGACCTTTATCGTCGTGCAGCTTATGCATACGCCAAAACAGACGATTTCAAAGCTGCTATTACTACCCTTGAACAAGGGCGTGCTCGTAATCTTAGAGAAGCTCTGCAACAAGACAGCTTCAAGCTAAAGGCCGTTAGCCAAATTAATCCTCAACTCCTTGAACAATACCAAAGAGCCAGTAATACACTTCGACAGCTAGAATTTACGGAGCATAATTATGGCTTTAACATTAATCAGCTTCGTACTAGTTTAGAAAGCTTAAAGTTTCAGGCCGCTACAACTCATCAAGCTTTGCAAGATTGCCTAAAGGAAATTCGTCAAAATCCTGGCTATGAATCTTTCCTGACATTGCCAACCTTTGAGGATATTGCCGCCACTATCCAATCAACTCAGCCATTAGTCTATTTGCTCCATACTTCAAACGGTAGCATTGCTCTCATATTAACTATTGATGGTATTACTGGTTTGTGGCTCAATAGTCTGACTGATGAAAAGCTGGTCGATCTTCTTGATAACATTTGGTTCAAAGCTTACAAACAGGTGCAAAGCAATCGCCAAGGCTGGCTCCAAATTCTCGATCAAGTAACTCAGTGTCTCTGGGATTGGGTTATGGCTCCTGTAGTCAACCACCTTCAGCAGCACCAGTTCCAAAGCGCCACCCTGATTCCCACCGGATATCTCAGCTTTCTGCCCCTCCACGCCGCTTGGACCGAAGACAGTTCCAGCCCCACAGGTCGCCGCTATGCCTTTGAAGCGATCCAGTTTACCTATTCTCCCAATGCCCTCTCCCTCAGCGCTGCCCGTGCTGTTGCTGAGCAAACTCCGGCGAATAAGCTCCTGGCTATTAACGAGCCACTCCCAGTCAACGCCAGCTACTTGCCCAGTTCCAGTTTTGAAACCGCCAAAGCCGTTTCCACCTTCCCTGGCAAAGGCAACTTTAAGATCCTTCAAAATGAAGCTGCCACTCCCGCTGCCGTTCTAGATGCTTTACCTAACTATTCCACAGTTCATCTCTCCTGCCACGGTTCCGCCAACTTCCAAACCCCTCTCGATAGCGGTTTACTCATGGCAAACGACGAAGTCCTGAGCTTACGCGACCTCCTTGACCTAAAACTCAAAGGACTCCGCCTCGCTATCCTTTCCGCTTGCGAAACCGGCATCCCCGGCACCGAACTCCCCGATGAAGTGATCAGCCTACCTACCGGCTTGCTCCAAGCTGGAGCTGCTGGTGTCATTTCTTCCCTCTGGTCAGTTTCCGATCTTAGTACCATGCTGCTGCTTAGCCGCTTCTACGACCTTTGGCGTCCTCAAAACCCCGACGCAACTCCCCTAGAACTTCCCGAAGCCCTGCGCCAAGCCCAAATCTGGCTCCGCGATAGCACCGGCCCTGATCTCACTCCCTACCTGCAAAACTCCCATCCAGAACTTGCCGCCAAGCTAGAGCAGGCCAAAGACCAACGCCCCTTTGCGCATCCCTTTTACTGGGCAGCTTTTACTTACATTGGTGTTTGA
- a CDS encoding tetratricopeptide repeat protein produces the protein MQQINQSGENYSVETGDNNQNFFGGVHYHAASQRSATGIPHNLPYGTSRFVGRDSDLKRLHEKVQRETKVPISAIAGMGGVGKTELALQYAYCHLDKETYPGGICWLRAGEKQDLSTQIVSFARTALDLLPPDELELDDKVRWCWRHWREGNVLVIFDDVWNYDESTEQDQNYPKVKPVLPPAEPRFRVLLTTRLKLGSPVKTILLEVLTEASALELLHSLVMDERINQQIDETKRVCEWLGYLPLGLELVGRYLARKSDISLATLWKRLQAKSLEAKALKEAAPEMTVSRNVVTAFELSWGTLNTAGQSLAGLLSLFALAEIPWVVVEACLPNWEEEDLEDLRDEQLLGRHLLQQTGVGMYQLHQLLREFFVAKREQIAEMDEIKQSLCQVLAKVAKVIPSAPTLTQIQEVAPGLPHLVEAATALSPWVEDFDLPWLFIGIARFYEGQGDYAQALPWLQQCCTATEARLGSEHLAFAASLGCLGSLYKEQGRYSEAESLLLRSLSIREQQLGIDDSSVANSLNVLGILYREQGRYSEAESLLLRSLSIREQQGNDPSDFTYTLSNLAAVYLDQGRHNEAESLFLRSLSVEEQQVGSDDPFVATSVNNLAMLYFKQGRYDEAEQFCRRALTIYEQQLDKDHPNVALSLNNLANIYREQGRYGEAEPLFLQSLTIWEQQLGQDHPNVALNLSNLATLYLAQSRYSEAEPLLLRSLAISKQQLGQDHPNVALSLNNLANFYREQGRYGEAEPLFLQSLTIWEQQLGQDHPNVALNLNNLAALYLAQSRYSEAESLLLRSLAISEQQLGQDHPNVALILNNLANFYREQGRYSKAEPLLLRSLAIWEQQLGQDHPHIVSSLNNLAVIYQAQGRYSETEQLLQRAMIICEQFGQDYPHIATSLNNLAQLYQIQERYSEAEQFVQRTMTIWEKQLGDDHPNIAICLNNLAGIYREQGRLIEAEELYWRSLIIWEQKLGSNHPNVATSLSNLAVLCEAQGRYEEAEPLYVRSLQIREAQLGDHPDTAISLANLAYFYRTQARYREAESLYLKALKIRETELGNHPDTASTLNSLAMLSQDQGDYPKAETFYLQAIQIHETQLEDHVDKAIILGNLAYLYRIQERYAEAETLYLRAIQIREIQLGKDHPDTAASHNSLALLYDSQGRYEEAEMLYLKVIQIRKMQFGADHLDTTSGLNNLAVLYYSQERYADVEPLLQKVLQVREVQLGAEHPDTIDTRQRLEWVRQALTHP, from the coding sequence ATGCAACAAATCAATCAAAGTGGCGAAAATTACTCTGTCGAGACGGGCGACAATAATCAAAATTTCTTTGGTGGAGTTCATTATCATGCTGCCTCACAGCGTTCTGCGACAGGAATTCCCCACAACTTACCCTATGGAACTTCTAGGTTCGTCGGGCGCGATTCCGATTTGAAAAGGTTGCATGAAAAGGTACAACGGGAAACAAAGGTGCCGATTTCGGCGATTGCTGGTATGGGAGGGGTGGGTAAGACAGAATTAGCATTGCAGTATGCCTACTGTCATCTTGACAAAGAGACTTATCCGGGGGGTATTTGTTGGTTGCGAGCAGGGGAAAAACAAGACTTGAGTACACAAATTGTCTCCTTTGCTCGGACAGCCTTAGATTTATTACCGCCAGATGAGTTGGAATTAGACGACAAGGTGCGGTGGTGCTGGCGACATTGGCGTGAGGGAAACGTACTCGTCATTTTTGATGATGTCTGGAATTATGATGAGAGCACTGAGCAGGATCAGAACTATCCCAAAGTGAAACCTGTTTTGCCACCTGCAGAACCCCGATTTCGGGTACTACTAACAACCCGTTTAAAGTTGGGATCTCCAGTGAAAACAATTCTATTGGAGGTGCTGACAGAGGCATCAGCACTGGAGTTACTCCATTCGCTAGTGATGGATGAACGCATTAACCAGCAGATTGATGAAACTAAACGTGTCTGTGAGTGGCTGGGCTATTTGCCCTTGGGTTTAGAGTTGGTAGGGCGGTACTTGGCACGTAAATCAGATATATCTTTAGCAACACTGTGGAAACGGTTACAGGCTAAAAGCTTAGAGGCGAAAGCCTTGAAGGAAGCGGCACCAGAAATGACTGTTTCTCGGAATGTGGTCACTGCCTTTGAGTTAAGTTGGGGCACTTTGAATACTGCAGGGCAGTCTTTGGCGGGATTGCTGAGTCTGTTTGCTCTGGCAGAGATTCCGTGGGTGGTGGTGGAAGCCTGTCTACCGAACTGGGAGGAGGAAGACCTGGAAGATCTGCGGGATGAGCAATTATTAGGGAGACACTTGTTACAGCAGACTGGGGTAGGGATGTATCAACTCCACCAGCTGCTTCGGGAGTTTTTTGTGGCGAAGCGGGAGCAGATAGCAGAGATGGACGAGATTAAACAATCTCTATGTCAGGTTCTAGCTAAAGTGGCAAAAGTGATTCCATCCGCGCCCACGCTAACTCAGATTCAGGAGGTGGCACCAGGGCTTCCCCATTTGGTAGAAGCCGCAACCGCATTGTCTCCCTGGGTGGAAGATTTTGATTTGCCTTGGCTCTTCATTGGAATTGCCCGTTTCTATGAAGGACAAGGAGACTATGCTCAGGCTTTACCATGGTTACAACAATGCTGTACTGCTACAGAAGCTCGACTAGGATCTGAGCACCTTGCTTTTGCCGCTAGTCTGGGCTGTCTGGGAAGTCTCTATAAAGAGCAGGGACGTTACAGCGAAGCAGAATCTCTTCTCCTGCGATCACTTTCTATTCGAGAGCAACAGTTAGGCATTGACGATTCCTCTGTCGCTAATAGCCTCAACGTGCTGGGAATTCTCTACCGAGAGCAAGGACGTTATAGCGAAGCAGAATCTCTTCTCCTACGTTCGCTCTCTATCCGCGAACAGCAGGGCAATGATCCCTCCGATTTTACTTATACTCTCAGTAATTTAGCAGCAGTTTACCTAGATCAGGGGCGCCATAACGAAGCAGAATCTCTCTTCCTTCGATCACTTTCTGTCGAAGAACAGCAAGTAGGCAGTGACGATCCCTTTGTCGCCACTAGCGTCAACAATCTAGCAATGCTCTACTTCAAGCAAGGACGCTACGACGAAGCAGAACAGTTTTGCCGACGAGCACTAACTATTTACGAGCAACAGTTAGATAAAGATCATCCTAACGTGGCTCTAAGTCTCAACAATTTAGCAAACATTTATCGAGAACAGGGGCGCTATGGTGAGGCAGAACCTCTCTTTCTCCAATCGCTAACTATTTGGGAACAGCAGTTAGGTCAAGACCATCCTAATGTGGCCTTAAATCTCAGCAATCTGGCAACACTTTACCTGGCTCAAAGTCGCTACAGTGAAGCAGAGCCTCTCTTGCTACGCTCACTGGCTATCTCGAAGCAGCAACTGGGTCAAGATCATCCTAATGTGGCTCTAAGTCTCAACAATTTGGCAAATTTTTATCGAGAACAGGGGCGCTATGGTGAGGCAGAACCTCTCTTTCTCCAATCGCTAACTATTTGGGAACAGCAATTAGGTCAAGACCATCCTAATGTGGCCTTAAATCTCAATAATCTGGCAGCACTTTACCTGGCTCAAAGTCGCTACAGTGAAGCAGAGTCTCTCTTGCTACGCTCACTGGCTATTTCGGAGCAGCAACTGGGTCAAGATCATCCTAATGTGGCTCTAATCCTTAACAATTTGGCAAATTTTTATCGAGAACAGGGGCGTTACAGCAAGGCAGAACCTCTCTTGCTACGCTCGCTGGCTATCTGGGAGCAGCAACTGGGTCAAGACCATCCTCATATTGTTTCAAGCCTTAACAATCTAGCAGTGATCTACCAGGCTCAAGGACGCTACAGCGAGACAGAACAGTTATTACAGCGGGCAATGATTATTTGTGAGCAGTTCGGCCAAGACTACCCCCATATTGCTACAAGCCTCAACAATTTGGCACAACTTTACCAGATACAAGAGCGATACAGCGAGGCAGAACAGTTTGTTCAGCGGACAATGACTATCTGGGAGAAACAGTTAGGGGATGACCATCCTAATATAGCTATCTGCCTTAATAATTTGGCGGGAATTTATCGAGAGCAAGGGCGACTAATTGAAGCAGAAGAGCTTTATTGGCGCTCACTTATTATCTGGGAGCAGAAGTTAGGCTCAAATCATCCCAATGTCGCCACCAGTCTAAGTAATTTAGCAGTGTTATGCGAAGCTCAGGGGCGCTATGAGGAGGCAGAACCTCTTTATGTGCGATCACTCCAGATTCGAGAAGCACAATTGGGCGATCACCCCGATACTGCAATCAGTTTGGCAAATTTGGCATATTTCTATCGTACTCAGGCTCGTTACCGGGAAGCGGAGTCTCTCTATCTAAAAGCACTTAAAATTCGAGAAACAGAATTAGGAAATCATCCTGATACTGCAAGCACTTTGAACAGTTTAGCAATGTTGTCTCAAGATCAAGGCGATTACCCGAAGGCAGAAACTTTCTACCTACAAGCAATCCAGATTCATGAAACGCAATTGGAGGATCATGTTGATAAGGCTATTATTCTGGGGAACTTGGCATATTTGTACCGCATCCAAGAGCGTTACGCAGAGGCAGAAACATTGTACCTACGAGCAATCCAAATTCGTGAAATACAATTAGGCAAAGATCATCCTGACACAGCTGCTAGTCACAATAGCCTAGCCCTTTTGTATGATTCTCAAGGGCGTTATGAAGAAGCAGAGATGCTCTATTTGAAAGTAATTCAAATTCGTAAAATGCAATTTGGGGCTGACCACTTAGACACTACTAGTGGCTTAAACAATCTGGCTGTTTTGTACTATTCCCAGGAACGCTATGCAGACGTAGAACCTCTTTTGCAAAAGGTACTTCAAGTTCGTGAAGTACAATTGGGGGCTGAACATCCCGATACAATAGATACTCGACAGAGGTTAGAGTGGGTGAGGCAAGCTCTTACCCACCCATGA